One region of Streptomyces sp. NBC_00442 genomic DNA includes:
- a CDS encoding Gfo/Idh/MocA family protein encodes MTERPLRIAVLGTADIARRRVLPAMAADPDIELTAVASRDGGRAREVAAQFGCAAVESYDAALTRDDVDAVYVPLPISLHAEWAGRALRAGKHVLAEKPLTADRPTTEALLGLARASGLVLMENVMFVHHPQHSVVRELVTSGAIGQLRAFSAAFAIPALPAGNIRHRPELGGGALLDVGYYPVRAALYFLGAGLEIVGAALESSGGSAVETSGAVLVRSPSGVLGQLAFGMEHAYRSAYELWGSEGRIRVEPAFTPPADHKPAVWITDAHGPRELTLAPHDQVAATVRAFVRAVRSGAVESPDAGECLEQASLLDAVRARATHHDNA; translated from the coding sequence ATGACTGAACGCCCCCTGCGCATCGCCGTCCTCGGCACCGCCGACATCGCCCGCCGCCGGGTGCTGCCCGCCATGGCGGCCGACCCGGACATCGAGCTGACCGCGGTGGCGAGCCGGGACGGCGGCCGCGCTCGGGAGGTCGCGGCGCAGTTCGGCTGCGCCGCGGTCGAGTCCTACGACGCGGCCCTGACCCGGGACGACGTGGACGCGGTGTACGTTCCGCTGCCCATCTCCCTGCACGCCGAGTGGGCGGGCCGGGCGCTGCGGGCGGGCAAGCACGTCCTGGCGGAGAAGCCGTTGACCGCCGACCGGCCGACCACCGAGGCGCTGCTCGGCCTGGCGCGCGCCTCGGGCCTGGTCCTGATGGAGAACGTCATGTTCGTCCATCACCCCCAGCACTCGGTCGTACGGGAGCTGGTGACGAGCGGTGCGATCGGTCAACTCCGGGCTTTCAGCGCGGCGTTCGCGATCCCGGCGCTGCCGGCCGGGAACATCAGACACCGCCCGGAGCTGGGCGGCGGCGCCCTCCTGGACGTCGGCTACTACCCGGTGCGGGCGGCCCTGTACTTCCTGGGCGCGGGCCTGGAGATCGTCGGCGCCGCCCTGGAGAGCTCGGGCGGCTCTGCGGTGGAGACGTCGGGCGCGGTGCTCGTCCGCTCGCCTTCGGGGGTGCTCGGGCAGCTGGCGTTCGGCATGGAGCACGCCTATCGCTCGGCGTACGAACTGTGGGGCAGCGAGGGCCGGATCCGCGTCGAGCCGGCGTTCACTCCGCCCGCCGACCACAAGCCGGCGGTGTGGATCACGGACGCGCACGGGCCGCGCGAGCTGACGCTGGCTCCGCACGACCAAGTCGCGGCCACGGTAAGGGCGTTCGTGCGCGCGGTGCGTTCGGGTGCCGTCGAGTCGCCGGACGCCGGGGAGTGCCTGGAGCAGGCGAGCCTGCTGGACGCGGTCCGGGCGCGGGCGACTCACCATGACAACGCGTAA
- the holA gene encoding DNA polymerase III subunit delta — translation MATRKNSTDDPLAPVTLAVGQEDLLLDRAVQQVVAAARAADSDTDVRDLTSDQVQPGTLAELTSPSLFAERKVVVVRNAHDLSADTIKDVKAYLDSPAEEITLVLLHAGGAKGKGLLDAARKSGAREVACPKTTKPAERLTFVRQEFRALGRSATPEACQALVDSIGSDLRELASAVSQLCADVEGTIDEEVVGRYYTGRAEASSFTVADRAVEGRAAEALEALRWSLSTGVAPVLITSALAQGVRAIGKLSSARGGRPADLARELGMPPWKIDRVRQQMRGWTPEGVSSALRAVAEADAGVKGGGDDPEYALEKAVVAIARAARAGR, via the coding sequence ATGGCCACCAGGAAGAATTCCACCGACGATCCGCTCGCCCCCGTCACGCTCGCCGTGGGCCAGGAGGACCTGCTCCTCGACCGCGCCGTGCAGCAGGTGGTGGCGGCCGCCCGTGCCGCCGACTCCGACACCGACGTGCGTGACCTGACCTCCGACCAGGTTCAGCCCGGCACGCTCGCCGAGCTGACCAGCCCCTCGCTCTTCGCGGAGCGGAAGGTCGTGGTCGTACGCAACGCGCACGATCTGTCCGCGGACACGATCAAGGACGTGAAGGCGTACCTCGACTCTCCCGCCGAAGAGATCACCCTGGTGCTCCTGCACGCGGGCGGCGCCAAGGGCAAGGGGCTGCTCGACGCCGCGCGCAAGTCGGGGGCGCGGGAAGTGGCGTGCCCCAAGACCACGAAGCCGGCCGAGCGGCTCACCTTCGTACGGCAGGAGTTCCGGGCGCTGGGGCGTTCGGCCACGCCGGAGGCCTGCCAGGCGCTGGTCGACTCGATCGGCAGCGATCTGCGCGAGCTCGCTTCCGCGGTGTCGCAGCTGTGCGCGGACGTGGAGGGGACGATCGACGAGGAGGTCGTCGGGCGGTACTACACGGGCCGTGCGGAGGCCTCCAGCTTCACCGTCGCCGACCGGGCGGTGGAGGGGCGGGCCGCGGAGGCGCTGGAAGCGCTGCGGTGGTCGCTGTCGACGGGGGTCGCGCCGGTGCTGATCACGAGCGCGCTCGCGCAGGGGGTGCGGGCAATCGGGAAGCTGTCCTCCGCGCGGGGGGGCCGGCCGGCGGATCTCGCACGGGAGTTGGGGATGCCGCCGTGGAAGATCGACCGGGTGCGGCAGCAGATGCGGGGGTGGACGCCGGAGGGGGTTTCTTCGGCCCTGCGGGCCGTGGCTGAGGCGGATGCGGGGGTAAAGGGTGGGGGGGACGATCCCGAGTACGCCCTGGAGAAGGCGGTCGTCGCGATTGCCCGAGCGGCTCGGGCGGGCCGCTAG
- a CDS encoding NDP-hexose 2,3-dehydratase family protein, with product MSSTLAELTELQPVVQPREPVSVPDRIAASAATTGGLLTTGEFHHWFAERRKAGRFHIERIPFSKLRGWSFEPDTGNLVHSSGRFFSVEGLHVTTDDGPHKEWYQPIIKQPEVGILGILVKEFDGVLHFLMQAKMEPGNRNLLQLSPTVQATRSNYTKVHQGTDVKYIEYFTGSGRGRILADVLQSEHGSWFYHKSNRNMIVEVDGDVPLDEDFCWLTLGQISELLHQDNLVNMDSRTVLACLPAYRAGAVASDEFSQALARSRDPWAGALLTDVDLLSWFTSERSRYDVQAERIPLDDVPGWTRDEARIGKDDGRWFNVVAVEVQAGNREVTSWTQPLIEPCSRGIAAFLTRSFDGVLHVLANAKVEGGFLDTVELAPTVQCSPDNFEGLQVRPPFLDLVMSAPAERIRYDAIHSEEGGRFLYAENRYLVIESDEQEAPIEPPTGYQWVTVSQLTDLIKHGHYVNVQARTLLACLNAMGHLTHD from the coding sequence ATGTCGTCGACACTTGCGGAGCTGACTGAGCTTCAGCCGGTGGTCCAGCCCCGTGAGCCGGTGTCGGTCCCCGACCGGATCGCGGCGTCCGCGGCCACCACCGGCGGACTCCTGACCACCGGGGAGTTCCACCACTGGTTCGCCGAGCGCAGGAAGGCGGGCCGCTTCCACATCGAGCGCATCCCGTTCTCCAAGCTGCGCGGCTGGTCCTTCGAGCCGGACACCGGGAACCTGGTGCACTCCAGCGGCCGCTTCTTCAGCGTGGAGGGGCTGCACGTCACCACGGACGACGGCCCGCACAAGGAGTGGTACCAGCCCATCATCAAGCAGCCCGAGGTCGGCATCCTCGGGATCCTGGTGAAGGAGTTCGACGGCGTACTGCACTTCTTGATGCAGGCCAAGATGGAGCCGGGCAACCGCAATCTGCTCCAGCTCTCCCCCACAGTGCAGGCCACCCGCAGCAATTACACCAAGGTCCACCAGGGCACGGACGTGAAGTACATCGAGTACTTCACGGGCAGCGGGCGCGGGCGCATCCTCGCCGATGTGCTCCAGTCCGAGCACGGCTCGTGGTTCTACCACAAGAGCAACCGCAACATGATCGTCGAAGTGGACGGTGACGTCCCGCTCGACGAGGACTTCTGCTGGCTGACGCTGGGTCAGATCTCCGAACTCCTGCACCAGGACAACCTGGTGAACATGGACTCGCGCACCGTGCTGGCCTGTCTGCCGGCCTACCGCGCGGGCGCCGTGGCGAGTGACGAGTTCAGCCAGGCCCTGGCCCGCTCGCGCGATCCATGGGCCGGCGCGCTGCTCACCGACGTCGACCTGCTGTCCTGGTTCACCTCGGAGCGTTCGCGCTACGACGTGCAGGCGGAGCGGATCCCGCTGGACGACGTGCCGGGCTGGACCCGCGACGAGGCGCGCATCGGCAAGGACGACGGCCGCTGGTTCAACGTGGTCGCGGTCGAGGTGCAGGCCGGCAACCGCGAGGTGACCAGCTGGACCCAGCCGCTGATCGAGCCGTGCAGCCGGGGCATAGCCGCCTTCCTGACCCGCTCGTTCGACGGTGTGCTGCACGTGCTCGCCAACGCGAAGGTCGAGGGCGGTTTCCTCGACACCGTCGAGCTGGCCCCCACCGTGCAGTGCTCCCCGGACAACTTCGAGGGCCTCCAGGTCCGCCCGCCGTTCCTCGACCTCGTCATGTCGGCGCCCGCGGAGCGCATCCGCTACGACGCCATCCACTCCGAGGAGGGCGGCCGGTTCCTGTACGCCGAGAACCGCTACCTGGTCATCGAGTCGGACGAGCAGGAGGCACCGATCGAACCGCCCACGGGGTACCAGTGGGTGACGGTCAGCCAGCTCACGGATCTGATCAAGCACGGCCACTATGTCAATGTGCAGGCCAGGACGCTCCTCGCCTGCCTCAACGCCATGGGACATCTGACGCATGACTGA
- a CDS encoding acyl-CoA carboxylase subunit epsilon, translated as MPNDSTEPLFRVLKGTPTEAELAALAVVLLSLTGEPALPLAPVIPLAAWRRHPYQPPVSWRRAA; from the coding sequence GTGCCGAACGATTCGACTGAGCCCCTGTTCCGCGTGCTGAAAGGCACCCCGACCGAGGCCGAGCTGGCGGCTCTGGCCGTGGTCCTCCTCTCCCTGACCGGAGAACCCGCCCTGCCTCTGGCCCCCGTGATCCCCCTGGCGGCCTGGCGCCGCCACCCTTACCAGCCCCCAGTGAGCTGGCGCCGAGCCGCCTAG
- a CDS encoding acyl-CoA carboxylase subunit beta, giving the protein MTVTDQPAPQTAAVRVAELHVLREQARLGPSEKATEAQRAKGKLTARERIDLLLDPGSFQEIEQLRRHRAVGFGLEAKKPYTDGVVTGWGTVEGRTVFVYAHDFRIFGGALGEAHATKIHKIMDMAIAAGVPLVSLNDGAGARIQEGVSALAGYGGIFQRNTRASGVIPQISVMLGPCAGGAAYSPALTDFVFMVRDTSQMFITGPDVVRAVTGEEITQNGLGGADVHAGVSGVAHFVHDDEETCLAEVRYLISMLPSNNREMPPPLPPGDDPADRRNDVLLDLVPADGNRPYDMRKVVEEIVDHGDLLEVHEHWARNIICALARIDGRVVGILANQPQFLAGVLDIEASEKAARFVQLCDAFNIPLLTLVDVPGFLPGVAQEHGGIIRHGAKLLYAYCNATVPRISLILRKAYGGAYIVMDSQSIGADLTYAWPTNEIAVMGAEGAANVIFRREIASSDDPEAVRASKIAAYKSELMHPYYAAERGLVDDVIDPAETRAVLSSALAMLRTKHADLPSRKHGNPPQ; this is encoded by the coding sequence ATGACCGTGACTGATCAGCCGGCGCCGCAGACCGCGGCCGTGCGCGTCGCCGAACTGCACGTACTGCGCGAGCAGGCGAGGCTCGGGCCGAGCGAGAAGGCGACCGAGGCCCAGCGCGCCAAGGGCAAGCTGACCGCCCGCGAGCGCATCGACCTGCTCCTGGACCCGGGCTCCTTCCAGGAGATCGAGCAGCTGCGCCGGCACCGTGCGGTGGGGTTCGGGCTGGAGGCGAAGAAGCCGTACACCGATGGTGTGGTCACCGGCTGGGGCACGGTGGAGGGCCGTACGGTCTTCGTGTACGCCCACGATTTCCGTATCTTCGGCGGCGCGCTGGGTGAGGCGCATGCCACGAAGATCCACAAGATCATGGACATGGCCATCGCGGCCGGTGTCCCGCTGGTGTCGCTGAACGACGGCGCGGGCGCCCGTATCCAGGAGGGCGTCAGCGCGCTCGCCGGCTACGGCGGCATCTTCCAGCGCAACACGCGGGCCTCGGGTGTGATCCCGCAGATCAGCGTGATGCTCGGCCCGTGCGCCGGTGGCGCGGCGTACTCCCCCGCCCTGACCGACTTCGTCTTCATGGTCCGCGATACATCGCAGATGTTCATCACAGGGCCCGACGTGGTGCGGGCGGTGACGGGCGAGGAGATCACCCAGAACGGGCTCGGCGGCGCGGACGTGCACGCCGGGGTGTCGGGCGTGGCCCACTTCGTCCACGACGACGAGGAGACGTGCCTCGCGGAGGTGCGCTACCTCATCTCGATGCTCCCGTCGAACAACCGGGAGATGCCCCCGCCGCTGCCGCCCGGTGACGACCCCGCCGACCGCCGCAACGACGTGCTCCTCGACCTGGTGCCGGCCGACGGCAACCGCCCGTACGACATGCGCAAGGTCGTGGAGGAGATCGTCGACCACGGCGACCTGCTCGAAGTCCATGAGCACTGGGCACGCAACATCATCTGCGCCCTCGCCCGGATCGACGGCCGCGTGGTGGGGATCCTGGCGAACCAGCCGCAGTTCCTCGCGGGCGTCCTCGACATCGAGGCAAGTGAGAAGGCGGCCCGCTTCGTGCAGCTCTGCGACGCCTTCAACATCCCGCTCCTCACCCTGGTCGACGTGCCGGGCTTCCTGCCGGGTGTCGCGCAGGAGCACGGTGGGATCATCCGCCACGGCGCGAAGCTCCTGTACGCCTACTGCAACGCGACCGTCCCCCGCATCTCCCTCATCCTGCGCAAGGCCTACGGCGGCGCGTACATCGTCATGGACTCCCAGTCCATCGGCGCGGACCTCACCTACGCGTGGCCCACCAACGAGATCGCGGTGATGGGCGCGGAAGGTGCGGCGAACGTCATCTTCCGCCGGGAGATAGCGAGTTCGGACGATCCGGAGGCGGTGCGCGCGTCGAAGATCGCGGCGTACAAATCAGAACTGATGCACCCGTACTACGCAGCCGAGCGGGGCCTGGTCGACGACGTGATCGACCCGGCCGAGACACGGGCCGTGCTGTCCTCCGCCCTGGCGATGCTTCGCACGAAGCACGCAGACCTGCCGTCCCGCAAGCACGGCAACCCACCGCAGTGA
- the rfbH gene encoding lipopolysaccharide biosynthesis protein RfbH, with protein sequence MSDTKARILEQVREYHLEKEQSGEFVPGVSEIWPSGAVLEPADRVALVEAALDMRIAAGTSSRKFESRFARYMKRRKAHLVNSGSSANLLAMSALLSPHLEDRALKPGDEVITVAAGFPTTVNPILQNGLIPVFVDVELKTYNTTAERIKAAVGPKTRAIMVAHALGNPFEVAEVAQIAEENDLFLVEDNCDAVGSLYNGQLTGTFGDLTTVSFYPAHHLTMGEGGCVLTSNLALARIVESLRDWGRDCWCEPGESDRCFKRFQYQLGTLPAGYDHKYIYSHIGYNLKATDLQAALGLTQLDKVDDFTAARRRNWQRLREGLEGVPHLILPEATLGSEPSWFGFVITVDPDAPFKRKELVNFLEERKIGTRNLFAGNLTRQPAYVDAPHRIVGDLTNSDIITEQTFWIGVYPGLTDEHTDFMTASIRDFVAGW encoded by the coding sequence ATGAGTGACACCAAGGCACGGATTCTCGAACAGGTGCGGGAGTACCACCTGGAGAAGGAGCAGTCCGGCGAGTTCGTGCCGGGCGTCAGCGAGATCTGGCCCTCCGGCGCGGTCCTGGAGCCCGCGGACCGGGTGGCCCTGGTGGAGGCGGCGCTCGACATGCGGATAGCCGCGGGCACCAGCTCCCGCAAGTTCGAGTCCCGCTTCGCCCGCTACATGAAGCGGCGCAAGGCGCACCTGGTGAACTCCGGTTCCTCGGCCAACCTGCTGGCGATGTCGGCGCTCCTCTCGCCGCACCTGGAGGACCGCGCCCTCAAGCCGGGCGACGAGGTCATCACGGTGGCCGCGGGCTTCCCGACCACCGTCAACCCGATCCTGCAGAACGGTCTCATCCCCGTCTTCGTGGACGTCGAGCTGAAGACGTACAACACGACCGCCGAGCGCATCAAGGCGGCCGTCGGCCCCAAGACCCGCGCCATCATGGTCGCGCACGCGCTCGGCAACCCCTTCGAGGTCGCCGAGGTCGCGCAGATCGCCGAGGAGAACGACCTCTTCCTCGTCGAGGACAACTGCGACGCGGTCGGCTCGCTCTACAACGGGCAACTCACCGGCACCTTCGGCGACTTGACCACGGTCAGCTTCTATCCGGCGCACCACCTGACGATGGGCGAGGGCGGCTGCGTGCTGACCTCGAACCTGGCGCTGGCCCGCATCGTGGAGTCGCTGCGCGACTGGGGCCGCGACTGCTGGTGCGAGCCGGGCGAGAGCGACCGCTGCTTCAAGCGCTTCCAGTACCAGCTGGGCACGCTGCCGGCCGGCTACGACCACAAGTACATCTACTCGCACATCGGCTACAACCTGAAGGCCACCGACCTCCAGGCCGCGCTCGGTCTGACCCAGCTCGACAAGGTCGACGACTTCACCGCCGCCCGCCGCCGCAACTGGCAGCGCCTGCGCGAGGGTCTTGAGGGCGTGCCGCACCTGATCCTGCCGGAGGCCACCCTGGGCAGCGAGCCCAGCTGGTTCGGCTTCGTCATCACCGTCGACCCCGACGCGCCGTTCAAGCGCAAGGAGTTGGTGAACTTCCTGGAGGAGCGGAAGATCGGCACGCGCAACCTGTTCGCCGGCAACCTGACGCGCCAGCCCGCCTACGTGGACGCACCGCACCGGATCGTGGGCGACCTCACCAACTCCGACATCATCACCGAGCAGACCTTCTGGATCGGCGTGTACCCCGGCCTCACCGACGAGCACACCGACTTCATGACGGCTTCGATCCGGGACTTCGTCGCCGGCTGGTGA
- a CDS encoding YceI family protein: MFSRWFGKSSTSSPLRTGPLAGLSVPSTGGVLGCRVLDPVNEPVQRAEFVVSDTSGRRVVGGETDPFGTVVTTVPAGEYRLAVTAEGYTPFHGNATVTASGLTALGDIMLQVAAPVALPDPGEWELDPTHSQIGFTASHIGLARIHGRFNTFAGAIRIGERMEGSAMHVIIDTASIDTGVQMRDDHLRSGDFLDVGSYPTMEFYSDRFVHRGGGRWAIIGGLTLHGVSRTVTLDTQYLGLGTGLGGETRGACRATTELHREDFTLTWQTMLARGIAAIGSSISIDLDIQVVPKTG; encoded by the coding sequence GTGTTCAGCCGCTGGTTCGGCAAGAGCTCGACCAGTTCTCCACTTCGTACCGGGCCCCTGGCGGGCCTGTCCGTCCCGTCGACCGGGGGCGTGCTCGGCTGCCGGGTGCTCGACCCCGTCAACGAGCCTGTCCAGCGGGCCGAGTTCGTGGTCAGCGATACCTCGGGCCGACGGGTCGTCGGCGGTGAGACCGACCCGTTCGGCACGGTGGTCACCACGGTGCCGGCGGGCGAATACCGGCTGGCCGTCACGGCCGAGGGATACACGCCCTTCCACGGCAACGCCACCGTCACCGCGAGCGGGCTCACCGCGCTCGGCGACATCATGCTCCAGGTCGCCGCCCCGGTGGCGCTGCCGGATCCCGGTGAGTGGGAGCTCGACCCGACGCACTCCCAGATCGGGTTCACAGCGAGTCACATCGGACTCGCCCGTATCCACGGCCGGTTCAACACGTTCGCCGGGGCCATCCGCATAGGGGAGCGCATGGAGGGGTCCGCGATGCACGTCATCATCGACACCGCCTCCATCGACACCGGCGTCCAGATGCGCGACGACCACCTGCGGTCGGGCGACTTCCTGGACGTGGGGAGCTATCCGACGATGGAGTTCTACAGCGACCGCTTCGTACACCGGGGCGGCGGACGGTGGGCGATCATCGGCGGGCTCACGCTGCACGGCGTGAGCCGCACGGTGACGCTCGACACGCAGTACCTGGGCCTGGGAACGGGGCTCGGCGGCGAGACCAGGGGTGCCTGCCGGGCCACCACCGAGCTGCACCGCGAGGACTTCACGCTCACCTGGCAGACCATGCTCGCCCGGGGCATCGCGGCGATCGGATCGTCGATCTCGATCGACCTCGACATCCAGGTCGTGCCGAAGACGGGCTGA
- a CDS encoding NAD-dependent epimerase/dehydratase family protein, with protein MNDRRAGGRGGAAGSVVVLGATGFVGRHVCEVFDAAGWRVTGVARSVSGPPTPYETTALDVVSSAPDRIAALLAERGAHAVVNAAGAVWQATEDDMTRANTDLVERLVAATAPLTARPRLIQLGSVHEYGPVPRTGISEDTPTSPVTPYGRSKLAGARALLDAAASGRAEGLVLRVSNVSGPGTHRASLLGMVAHHLATSAPEPLRLAPLLAHRDFVDVRDVADAALAAARSGASGQVLNIGGGQATSVRSLVLRLTELAGAAAEIVESPSAGGRPPEAEWQRMDIGRAKRLLGWSPRRSLDDSLRDLLAHARAAVERVPSPGAPRPESAAHREPLSSALQVAPPTMAVSDHR; from the coding sequence GTGAACGACCGAAGAGCAGGCGGCAGAGGCGGCGCGGCCGGATCGGTGGTGGTGCTCGGCGCCACGGGGTTCGTGGGCCGGCACGTCTGCGAGGTGTTCGACGCGGCGGGCTGGCGGGTGACCGGGGTCGCCCGCAGCGTGAGCGGACCGCCAACTCCCTATGAAACGACGGCGCTTGATGTGGTGAGCTCCGCTCCGGACCGCATCGCGGCGCTGCTCGCGGAGCGCGGCGCGCACGCGGTGGTGAACGCGGCGGGCGCCGTGTGGCAGGCCACCGAGGACGACATGACGCGCGCCAACACCGATCTGGTGGAGCGCCTGGTCGCGGCGACCGCCCCGCTGACCGCTCGGCCCCGGCTCATCCAGCTCGGCTCCGTGCACGAATACGGACCCGTGCCGCGCACCGGCATCAGCGAGGACACCCCGACCTCGCCGGTCACCCCGTACGGCCGCTCGAAGCTGGCCGGGGCCCGCGCGCTGCTCGACGCGGCGGCGTCGGGGCGGGCGGAGGGCCTTGTCCTGCGCGTGTCCAACGTGTCGGGACCCGGCACGCACCGGGCGAGCCTGCTCGGCATGGTCGCCCATCACCTGGCCACCTCCGCCCCCGAGCCGCTGCGGCTCGCCCCGCTGCTCGCCCACCGCGACTTCGTGGACGTACGGGACGTGGCGGACGCGGCGCTCGCCGCGGCCCGCTCCGGCGCGAGCGGTCAGGTCCTCAACATCGGCGGCGGGCAGGCGACTTCGGTGCGCAGCCTGGTGCTGCGGCTGACCGAGCTGGCGGGTGCGGCCGCCGAGATCGTGGAGTCGCCGAGCGCCGGCGGGCGGCCGCCGGAGGCGGAGTGGCAGCGCATGGACATCGGGCGTGCGAAACGGCTCCTGGGCTGGTCGCCGCGGCGCAGCCTGGACGATTCACTGCGCGATCTGCTGGCCCACGCCCGCGCCGCCGTCGAGCGCGTGCCGTCGCCCGGCGCCCCGCGTCCCGAGTCCGCCGCCCATCGCGAGCCGTTGTCCAGTGCCCTTCAAGTCGCGCCCCCGACGATGGCCGTGTCGGATCACCGCTGA
- a CDS encoding dTDP-4-dehydrorhamnose 3,5-epimerase family protein, with protein sequence MRIEETAVPDAYRIMPKLLTDPRGSFHESYRYDLLAAETGHAFVPRQVNYSASSRNTVRGLHGVAIPPGQAKLVSCVRGALLDVVVDVRVGSPTFGEHVTTVLDARDGRAMFVAEGLAHGFVALTDDTCISYLCSTEYVPGTQLDLRAFDPELGLPWSRWLTGDPVLSEKDAAAPTVGEAAELGLLPTYAQCLSLYARGQERPRHAA encoded by the coding sequence ATGAGGATCGAAGAGACCGCCGTACCGGACGCGTACCGCATCATGCCGAAGCTGCTGACGGACCCCCGCGGCAGTTTCCACGAGTCGTACCGCTACGACCTGCTCGCCGCCGAGACCGGACACGCCTTCGTGCCGCGCCAGGTCAACTACTCGGCGTCCTCGCGCAATACGGTGCGCGGGCTGCACGGCGTGGCCATCCCGCCGGGCCAGGCCAAGCTGGTCAGCTGCGTGCGCGGGGCGCTGCTCGACGTGGTCGTCGACGTACGCGTGGGTTCGCCCACGTTCGGCGAGCACGTGACGACGGTGCTCGACGCGCGGGACGGGCGGGCGATGTTCGTGGCGGAGGGGCTCGCGCACGGGTTCGTGGCGCTGACCGACGACACGTGCATCAGCTATCTGTGCTCCACCGAGTACGTGCCGGGTACGCAGCTCGACCTGCGGGCGTTCGACCCGGAGCTCGGGCTGCCGTGGTCGCGGTGGCTCACGGGGGATCCGGTGCTTTCCGAGAAGGACGCGGCGGCACCTACGGTGGGCGAGGCCGCGGAGCTCGGGTTGCTGCCCACGTACGCGCAGTGCCTCTCCCTCTACGCGAGGGGCCAGGAACGCCCCCGCCACGCCGCGTAG
- a CDS encoding FAD-dependent oxidoreductase gives MTLLDATASAPQVLVVGAGPVGLSAAHELARHGVRVRLVDAAAGPATTSRALATHARTLETYDQMGILDELLPRGQRVEHFTLHQNGNRLIRFDTDYSRLPTRFPFTLMVDQVITEEVLRTATARRGVEVEWGVRLTEFEDLGSEGVRARLVHADGTAETVTADWLVGTDGGHSTIRKQLGLKLEGESSETWLIADATVHCDLPKDSIHWMRTPTGTVMMVPFPEPGKWRLLDTAETSYGGDDAMVARRFAAKITTGTGKLAVVESPSWVSVFTIQQRMIASMRTGRVLLAGDAAHVHSPASGQGMNTGVQDAVNLSWKLAAVLRGEAPDSLLDSYSDERVPVGAELLRTTKMATMLVQLKSRRAAAALRAAFTVLRSLPPVKGRIQRKIMGGMSALGLGYAAGPLAHASAPSAGVRPGERVARVTAPVLATSPGWQETVAELQRPEWLLLTFGPAFEHRFGPSVRVRTVNTPGPDALSDPAGHLSTALGAPAGTWLLIRPDGYLAARGTAKESPSTALAELGFTPAETPQLTR, from the coding sequence GTGACACTGCTCGACGCGACGGCGTCCGCACCCCAGGTGCTGGTCGTGGGCGCAGGACCGGTCGGGCTCAGCGCCGCCCACGAGCTGGCCCGGCACGGTGTGCGGGTCCGGCTCGTGGACGCGGCGGCCGGCCCCGCCACCACCAGCCGGGCGCTCGCCACGCATGCCCGCACCCTTGAGACGTACGACCAGATGGGCATCCTGGACGAGCTGCTGCCGCGCGGCCAGCGGGTGGAGCACTTCACGCTCCACCAGAACGGCAACCGCCTGATCCGCTTCGACACCGACTACAGCCGGCTGCCCACCCGCTTCCCGTTCACGCTGATGGTCGACCAGGTCATCACCGAGGAGGTGCTGCGCACCGCGACGGCCCGCCGGGGTGTGGAGGTCGAATGGGGCGTGCGCCTCACGGAGTTCGAGGACCTGGGCTCCGAGGGTGTACGGGCCCGCCTCGTCCACGCCGACGGCACCGCCGAGACCGTGACGGCGGACTGGCTGGTCGGCACGGACGGCGGCCACAGCACCATCCGCAAGCAGCTCGGTCTGAAGCTGGAGGGCGAATCGAGCGAGACCTGGCTGATCGCGGACGCGACCGTGCACTGCGACCTGCCGAAGGACAGCATCCACTGGATGCGCACCCCGACCGGCACCGTGATGATGGTCCCGTTCCCCGAGCCCGGCAAGTGGCGCCTGCTCGACACCGCGGAGACGTCCTACGGCGGCGACGACGCGATGGTGGCCCGGCGCTTCGCGGCGAAGATCACCACCGGCACCGGCAAGCTCGCGGTGGTCGAATCGCCGTCCTGGGTCTCGGTGTTCACCATCCAGCAGCGCATGATCGCCTCGATGCGCACCGGCCGGGTCCTGCTCGCCGGCGACGCGGCCCACGTGCACAGCCCGGCCTCCGGGCAGGGCATGAACACCGGTGTCCAGGACGCGGTCAACCTGTCCTGGAAGCTGGCCGCGGTCCTGCGCGGCGAGGCCCCGGACTCGCTCCTGGACAGCTACAGCGACGAACGGGTGCCGGTGGGCGCGGAGTTGCTGCGCACCACCAAGATGGCGACGATGCTGGTCCAGCTGAAGAGCCGCAGGGCGGCGGCCGCGTTGCGCGCCGCATTCACGGTCCTGCGCTCGCTGCCCCCGGTCAAGGGCCGCATCCAGCGCAAGATCATGGGCGGCATGTCGGCACTCGGCCTCGGCTACGCGGCCGGCCCCCTGGCCCACGCCTCGGCTCCCTCCGCCGGCGTACGCCCCGGCGAACGCGTGGCCCGCGTGACCGCGCCGGTCCTCGCGACCAGCCCCGGCTGGCAGGAGACCGTCGCCGAACTCCAGCGTCCCGAATGGCTGTTGCTCACCTTCGGACCGGCCTTCGAGCACCGCTTCGGCCCCTCGGTACGCGTCCGGACGGTCAACACCCCGGGCCCGGACGCCCTGTCCGACCCGGCCGGCCACCTGTCCACCGCCCTGGGCGCCCCCGCGGGCACCTGGCTCCTGATCCGCCCCGACGGCTACCTGGCCGCGAGGGGCACAGCAAAGGAGTCCCCGTCGACCGCACTGGCCGAGCTGGGCTTCACCCCGGCGGAAACACCCCAACTGACGCGCTGA